A section of the Streptomyces sp. NBC_01591 genome encodes:
- a CDS encoding M16 family metallopeptidase: MPMGHTATAQAGSGGLTATEHRLANGLRVVLSEDHLTPVAAVCLWYDVGSRHEVKGRTGLAHLFEHLMFQGSGQVKGNGHFELVQGAGGSLNGTTSFERTNYFETMPTHQLELALWLEADRMGSLLAALDEESMENQRDVVKNERRQRYDNVPYGTAFEKLTALAYPEGHPYHHTPIGSMADLDAATLEDARTFFRTYYAPNNAVLSVVGDIDPEQTLAWIEKYFGSIPSHDGKQPPRDGALPEIIGEQLREEVHEEVPARALMAAYRLPHDGTRECDAADLALTVLGGGESSRLHNRLVRRDRTAVAAGFGLLRLAGAPSLGWLDVKTSGGVEVPQIEAAVDEELARFAAEGPTPEEMERAQAQLEREWLDRLGTVAGRADELCRFAVLFGDPQLALTAVQRVLDVTAEEVQAAAKAQLRPDNRAVLVYEPVEPAEPADTDETDADDTDAHEGADK; encoded by the coding sequence ATGCCCATGGGTCACACGGCCACCGCTCAGGCCGGCTCCGGCGGCTTGACAGCGACCGAGCACCGCCTGGCCAACGGCCTGCGCGTGGTGCTCTCCGAGGACCATCTGACCCCGGTCGCCGCGGTCTGCCTCTGGTACGACGTCGGTTCGCGCCACGAGGTCAAGGGACGCACCGGTCTGGCTCACCTCTTCGAGCACCTGATGTTCCAGGGCTCCGGCCAGGTCAAGGGGAACGGCCACTTCGAGCTGGTGCAGGGGGCCGGCGGTTCGCTCAACGGGACCACCAGCTTCGAGCGCACCAACTATTTCGAGACCATGCCCACGCACCAGCTGGAGCTGGCCCTGTGGCTCGAGGCCGACCGCATGGGCTCGCTGCTCGCGGCACTCGACGAAGAGTCCATGGAGAACCAGCGCGACGTCGTCAAGAATGAGCGCCGCCAGCGCTACGACAACGTCCCCTACGGCACGGCGTTCGAGAAGCTGACGGCGCTGGCCTACCCCGAGGGCCACCCGTACCACCACACCCCGATCGGCTCGATGGCCGACCTGGACGCCGCGACCCTTGAGGACGCGCGCACCTTCTTCCGTACGTACTACGCGCCCAACAACGCGGTGCTGTCGGTCGTCGGCGACATCGACCCCGAGCAGACCCTCGCCTGGATCGAGAAGTACTTCGGCTCCATCCCGTCCCACGACGGCAAGCAGCCGCCGCGCGACGGCGCGCTCCCCGAGATCATCGGCGAGCAGCTGCGCGAAGAGGTGCACGAGGAGGTCCCGGCGCGGGCGCTGATGGCCGCCTACCGGCTGCCGCACGACGGCACCCGCGAGTGCGACGCGGCAGACCTCGCGCTGACCGTGCTCGGCGGCGGCGAGTCGTCGCGGCTGCACAACCGCCTGGTCCGCCGTGACCGTACGGCCGTGGCAGCCGGGTTCGGGCTGCTGCGGCTGGCCGGCGCGCCCTCGCTCGGCTGGCTGGACGTCAAGACGTCCGGCGGCGTCGAGGTGCCGCAGATCGAGGCCGCGGTCGACGAGGAGCTCGCCCGGTTCGCCGCCGAGGGCCCCACGCCCGAGGAAATGGAGCGGGCACAGGCCCAGTTGGAGCGCGAGTGGCTGGACCGGCTCGGCACGGTCGCCGGCCGCGCCGACGAACTGTGCCGGTTCGCCGTGCTGTTCGGCGACCCGCAGCTCGCCCTGACCGCCGTGCAGCGGGTGCTCGATGTCACCGCGGAGGAGGTCCAGGCGGCCGCCAAGGCCCAGCTGCGCCCCGACAACCGGGCAGTGCTGGTCTACGAGCCGGTCGAACCGGCCGAGCCCGCGGACACCGACGAGACCGACGCCGACGACACCGACGCGCACGAAGGGGCGGACAAGTGA
- a CDS encoding M16 family metallopeptidase, translating into MQYHPQPAAGVARPWAFPAPERGTLPNGLTVLRCHRPGQQVVAVEIFLDAPLDAEPEGLDGVATIMSRALSEGTDKHTAEEFAAELERCGATLDAHADHPGVRVSLEVPASRLAKALALVAEALRAPAFADSEIERLVHNRLDEIPHEQANPARRAAKQLSKELFPATARMSRPRQGTEETVERIDSAAVRGFFDAHVRPSAATAVVVGDLTGIDLDALLADTLGDWSGEVAEPRPAPPITADDTGRVVIVDRPGAVQTQLLIGRIGADRHDSVWPAQVLGTYCLGGTLTSRLDRVLREEKGYTYGVRAFAQVLRSSAPDSASGATGAAMLAISGSVDTESTEPALKDLWTVLRTLAAEGLTDAERETAVQNLVGVAPLKFETAASVAGTLADQVEQHLPDDYQAQLYARLAETGTVEATAAVVNAFPGDRLVTILVGDAARIEEPVRALGIGDVSVVTG; encoded by the coding sequence ATGCAGTACCACCCGCAGCCGGCCGCCGGAGTCGCCCGGCCCTGGGCCTTCCCCGCGCCGGAGCGCGGCACCCTGCCCAACGGCCTCACGGTGCTGCGTTGCCACCGCCCCGGTCAGCAGGTCGTGGCGGTCGAGATCTTCCTCGACGCCCCGCTGGACGCCGAGCCCGAGGGCCTCGACGGTGTGGCCACGATCATGTCGCGTGCGCTGTCCGAGGGCACCGACAAGCACACCGCGGAGGAGTTCGCCGCCGAGCTGGAGCGCTGCGGCGCCACTCTCGACGCGCACGCCGACCACCCCGGCGTGCGGGTCTCCCTGGAGGTCCCGGCCTCCCGGCTGGCCAAGGCTCTCGCGCTGGTCGCCGAGGCGCTGCGGGCGCCCGCCTTCGCCGACAGCGAGATCGAACGGCTGGTACACAACCGGCTCGACGAGATCCCGCACGAGCAGGCCAACCCGGCTCGGCGCGCCGCCAAGCAGCTCTCCAAGGAGCTCTTCCCGGCCACGGCGCGGATGTCGCGCCCGCGCCAGGGCACCGAGGAGACGGTGGAGCGCATCGACTCGGCGGCCGTGCGTGGCTTCTTCGACGCCCACGTCAGGCCGTCCGCGGCGACCGCCGTGGTCGTCGGGGACCTCACCGGCATCGACCTGGACGCCCTGCTCGCCGACACCCTCGGCGACTGGTCGGGAGAGGTTGCCGAGCCCCGTCCCGCCCCGCCGATCACCGCCGACGACACCGGGCGGGTGGTGATCGTCGACCGTCCGGGCGCGGTGCAGACGCAGCTGCTGATCGGCCGGATCGGCGCCGACCGGCACGACAGCGTCTGGCCGGCCCAGGTGCTCGGCACGTACTGCCTGGGTGGCACCCTCACCTCCCGTCTCGACCGTGTGCTGCGCGAGGAGAAGGGCTACACGTACGGCGTACGGGCCTTCGCCCAGGTGCTGCGGTCGTCGGCCCCGGACTCCGCCTCGGGTGCGACCGGCGCCGCGATGCTCGCCATCAGCGGTTCGGTGGACACCGAGTCCACCGAACCGGCGCTCAAGGACCTGTGGACGGTCCTGCGGACCCTGGCGGCCGAGGGCCTGACCGACGCGGAGCGCGAGACGGCCGTGCAGAACCTCGTGGGTGTGGCACCCCTGAAGTTCGAGACGGCGGCCTCCGTCGCGGGCACCCTCGCCGACCAGGTCGAGCAGCACCTGCCGGACGACTACCAGGCGCAGCTGTACGCCCGGCTCGCGGAGACCGGCACGGTCGAGGCGACCGCGGCGGTCGTCAACGCTTTCCCGGGCGACCGGCTGGTCACGATCCTCGTCGGCGACGCGGCACGGATCGAGGAGCCCGTCCGGGCTCTGGGCATCGGAGACGTGTCGGTGGTCACCGGCTGA
- a CDS encoding M23 family metallopeptidase has product MAFTRATGKHRAPSRLTRSSARVVGVAALATTGVIGGLAAPALAADSEAPSASDTGLSQVIAIDKTLADRIDAQADVQQHQADAAAKAKAEAQRKAEAKKKAEAKAKADAKAKADAKRAAEARAEKARAARSAERTRLGSFQLPVAGSYVSTGYKSSGSLWSSGSHSGIDFHAASGSSVVAVGAGTVVEAGWGGAYGNNIVLRMTDGTYTQYGHLSSIGVSVGQSVGAGQQIGLSGSTGNSTGPHLHFEARTTPSYGSDMDPVAYLRAHGVNV; this is encoded by the coding sequence ATGGCGTTCACCCGTGCCACCGGGAAGCACCGTGCCCCGAGTCGACTGACGCGCAGCAGCGCGAGGGTCGTCGGCGTCGCGGCTCTGGCCACCACCGGCGTCATCGGCGGCCTGGCCGCTCCCGCCCTCGCCGCCGACTCCGAGGCCCCCTCCGCGAGCGACACCGGCCTCAGCCAGGTCATCGCCATCGACAAGACCCTCGCCGACCGGATCGACGCCCAGGCCGACGTGCAGCAGCACCAGGCCGATGCCGCGGCGAAGGCGAAGGCGGAGGCTCAGCGGAAGGCTGAGGCCAAGAAGAAGGCCGAGGCGAAGGCCAAGGCGGACGCGAAGGCCAAGGCGGACGCGAAGCGCGCCGCCGAGGCCCGTGCGGAGAAGGCGCGCGCCGCCCGGTCCGCCGAGCGCACCCGCCTGGGCTCCTTCCAGCTCCCGGTCGCCGGTTCGTACGTCAGTACCGGTTACAAGTCCAGCGGCTCGCTCTGGTCCTCCGGCAGCCACTCGGGCATCGACTTCCACGCCGCCTCCGGCAGCTCCGTCGTCGCCGTCGGCGCCGGTACGGTCGTCGAGGCCGGCTGGGGCGGCGCGTACGGCAACAACATCGTGCTCCGGATGACGGACGGCACGTACACGCAGTACGGCCACCTCTCCTCGATCGGTGTCTCCGTCGGCCAGAGCGTCGGCGCGGGTCAGCAGATCGGCCTCTCCGGCTCGACCGGCAACTCCACCGGACCGCACCTCCACTTCGAGGCCCGGACGACGCCGTCCTACGGCTCCGACATGGACCCGGTCGCGTACCTGCGCGCCCACGGTGTCAACGTCTGA
- a CDS encoding GntR family transcriptional regulator, translating into MRIPAHSVCTAIREDIVSGVFERGSRLTEELLARRYGVSRVPVREALRTLESEGFVVTRRHAGACVAEPTELEAADLLEVRTLLEPLCAARAAQRRTEAHLKVLRGLVRLGQDRARRGEGEDLRSLGGWFHETLAQASGSPGLIALLTQLRHKTAWMYAVEQPARPVDSWAEHGAIADAVARGDAERARALAAHHAERAAAAHRLRRTDRPGRQPAVPRTGRVRTSQHSVNTAGVRN; encoded by the coding sequence ATGCGCATTCCGGCGCATTCGGTATGCACGGCAATCCGTGAAGACATCGTCTCCGGTGTCTTCGAACGCGGCAGCCGTCTCACGGAGGAGTTGCTGGCACGCCGCTACGGGGTCTCCCGCGTCCCGGTACGGGAAGCGCTGCGCACCCTGGAGTCCGAGGGCTTCGTGGTCACCCGGCGGCACGCGGGTGCCTGCGTCGCCGAGCCCACCGAGCTGGAGGCGGCCGACCTCCTGGAGGTCCGCACGCTGCTGGAGCCACTGTGCGCCGCGCGCGCCGCGCAACGCCGCACCGAGGCGCACCTCAAGGTGCTGCGCGGTCTCGTGCGGCTCGGCCAGGACCGGGCCAGGCGGGGCGAGGGCGAGGACCTGCGCTCGTTGGGCGGCTGGTTCCACGAGACGCTGGCGCAAGCCTCCGGCAGCCCCGGCCTGATCGCGCTGCTCACCCAGCTGCGGCACAAGACCGCCTGGATGTACGCGGTCGAGCAGCCGGCCCGGCCGGTGGATTCCTGGGCCGAGCACGGGGCCATCGCGGACGCGGTGGCGCGCGGTGACGCGGAACGGGCCAGGGCGCTGGCCGCCCATCACGCGGAACGGGCCGCGGCCGCGCACCGGCTGCGCCGGACCGACCGGCCGGGCCGGCAGCCCGCCGTTCCCCGTACCGGCCGGGTGAGGACCTCGCAACATTCCGTAAACACCGCAGGCGTCCGGAATTAA
- a CDS encoding HPr family phosphocarrier protein gives MAERRVNVGWAEGLHARPASIFVRAATASGVPVTIAKADGNPVNAASMLAVLGLGAQGGEEIVLVSEADDSEAALDRLAKLVAEGLEELPETV, from the coding sequence ATGGCTGAGCGCCGCGTCAACGTCGGCTGGGCCGAGGGCCTGCACGCCCGCCCCGCTTCCATCTTCGTCCGTGCCGCCACGGCTTCCGGCGTCCCCGTGACGATCGCCAAGGCCGACGGCAACCCGGTGAACGCCGCCTCCATGCTCGCGGTACTCGGTCTCGGCGCACAGGGTGGCGAGGAGATCGTGCTCGTATCCGAGGCCGACGACTCCGAAGCCGCCCTGGACCGTCTGGCGAAGCTGGTCGCCGAGGGGCTCGAGGAGCTCCCGGAGACCGTCTGA
- a CDS encoding bifunctional acetate--CoA ligase family protein/GNAT family N-acetyltransferase, translating into MQPAPEQSPHHAYPDHWEADVVLRDGGTARIRPITTDDAERLVSFYEQVSDESKYYRFFAPYPRLSDRDVHRFTHHDYVDRVGLAVTVGGEFIATVRYDRIDERGRPASAPADEAEVAFLVQDAHQGRGVASALLEHIAAVARERGIRRFAAEVLPANNKMIKVFRDAGYTQQRSFEDGSVHLTLDLEPTAESLAVQRGREQRAEARSVQRLLAPGSVAVIGVGRTPGGVGRTVLRNLLGAGFTGRTYAVNRAFAADQVTIDGVPAHRSIGEIDEPVDLAVVAVPADRVPEAVADCGEHGVQGLVVLSAGYAEWGAEGRERQRELVRQARSYGMRIIGPNAFGLINNAETVRLNASLAPEPPAPGRIGLFTQSGAIGIALLSGLYRRGAGLSTFISAGNRADISGNDFLQYWYEDPDTDVALLYLESLGNPRKFTRLARRTAAVKPVVVVKGARHSGSTPPGHAVPISRIPDATVSALMRQAGVIRVDTVTEMVDAGLLLADQPLPAGPRVAILGNSESLGLLTYDACLAEGLRPRPPLDLTTAATPQDFRNALAEALADDGCDSVVVTAIPWVGEDGEAESGDGEVLAAALHTAAAAGPAKPVAVVHVEIGGLAEALAAATSTVAQPRPPAQPAPAATTTPTGVTAPADPSPAPTSPAPPAVDGAPGTRIGRIPAYPAAERAVRALAEAVRYAQWRRQAAVPGKVPEFLDDTIDEPGAAGLIDTLLGPDPDPRGRQLAHDEARELLGRYGITVRPTLPAPDPDAAVAAAARLGYPVALKTTAPHLRHRADLGGVRLDLANETALRRAYGELTDLLGKPAELQPVVQAMAPRGVDTVVRATIDPAAGAVLSFGLAGAPSELLGDTAHRLVPATDRDAAELIRSIRAAPVLFGWRGAAPVDTASLEELLLRVSRLVDDHPEVVSIALEPVVVATQGLTVLGASVRLSPPPARTDLGPRRLPNY; encoded by the coding sequence ATGCAGCCCGCGCCGGAGCAGAGTCCGCATCACGCTTATCCCGACCACTGGGAAGCGGACGTGGTGCTCCGCGACGGAGGCACCGCGCGCATCAGGCCCATCACCACGGACGACGCCGAACGGCTGGTCAGCTTCTACGAGCAGGTCTCCGACGAGTCGAAGTACTACCGGTTCTTCGCCCCATACCCACGCCTGTCCGACAGGGACGTGCACCGCTTCACCCATCACGACTACGTCGACCGGGTGGGGCTCGCCGTCACGGTCGGCGGTGAGTTCATCGCGACCGTCCGCTACGACCGCATCGACGAGCGCGGCAGGCCCGCCTCCGCACCCGCCGACGAGGCCGAGGTCGCCTTCCTCGTCCAGGACGCGCACCAGGGCCGGGGCGTGGCCTCGGCGCTCCTCGAACACATCGCGGCCGTCGCCCGCGAGCGCGGCATCCGCCGCTTCGCCGCCGAGGTGCTGCCCGCCAACAACAAGATGATCAAGGTGTTCCGGGATGCCGGATACACCCAGCAGCGCAGCTTCGAGGACGGCTCCGTCCACCTCACCCTGGACCTCGAACCGACCGCCGAGTCCCTCGCCGTCCAGCGCGGCCGTGAGCAGCGGGCTGAGGCGCGGTCCGTGCAGCGCCTGCTGGCCCCCGGTTCTGTCGCCGTCATCGGTGTCGGCCGGACCCCCGGCGGCGTCGGCCGAACGGTCCTGCGCAACCTCCTCGGGGCCGGCTTCACCGGCCGTACGTACGCCGTGAACCGCGCCTTCGCCGCCGACCAGGTGACCATCGATGGCGTCCCCGCCCACCGCTCGATCGGCGAGATCGACGAGCCGGTCGACCTCGCGGTGGTCGCCGTCCCCGCCGACCGGGTCCCGGAAGCCGTCGCCGACTGCGGTGAGCACGGCGTCCAGGGCCTGGTCGTCCTCTCCGCCGGATACGCCGAATGGGGTGCCGAGGGCCGGGAACGGCAGCGTGAACTGGTCCGTCAGGCCCGCTCGTACGGGATGCGGATCATCGGCCCGAACGCCTTCGGCCTGATCAACAACGCGGAAACGGTACGGCTGAACGCCTCGCTCGCCCCCGAGCCGCCCGCTCCCGGGCGCATCGGCCTCTTCACCCAGTCCGGAGCGATCGGCATCGCCCTGCTCTCCGGGCTCTACCGGCGCGGCGCGGGCCTGTCCACCTTCATCTCCGCGGGCAACCGCGCCGACATCTCGGGCAACGACTTCCTCCAGTACTGGTACGAGGACCCCGACACCGACGTCGCCCTGCTGTACCTCGAATCGCTCGGAAACCCCCGCAAGTTCACCCGCCTCGCGCGGCGCACCGCGGCGGTGAAGCCGGTGGTCGTGGTGAAGGGCGCCCGGCACAGCGGCTCCACCCCGCCCGGCCACGCGGTGCCGATCAGCCGGATCCCCGACGCGACGGTCTCGGCGCTCATGCGGCAGGCCGGCGTGATCCGGGTCGACACGGTGACGGAGATGGTCGACGCGGGTCTTCTCCTCGCCGACCAGCCCCTCCCGGCCGGCCCCCGGGTCGCGATCCTCGGCAACTCCGAATCGCTCGGCCTCCTCACGTACGACGCCTGCCTCGCCGAGGGGCTGCGCCCGCGCCCGCCGCTCGACCTCACCACCGCCGCCACCCCGCAGGACTTCAGGAACGCCCTGGCCGAGGCTCTCGCCGACGACGGCTGCGACTCGGTGGTCGTGACGGCGATCCCGTGGGTCGGCGAGGACGGCGAGGCGGAGTCGGGCGACGGAGAGGTGCTCGCCGCCGCCCTGCACACAGCCGCCGCCGCAGGTCCGGCCAAGCCGGTCGCCGTCGTACATGTCGAGATCGGCGGGCTGGCCGAGGCCCTCGCCGCGGCCACCAGCACGGTCGCGCAGCCGCGCCCCCCGGCGCAGCCCGCCCCGGCCGCGACCACCACGCCCACCGGAGTCACCGCCCCGGCCGACCCGAGCCCGGCGCCCACCTCACCGGCTCCTCCCGCAGTCGACGGCGCCCCCGGCACCCGGATCGGCCGGATCCCCGCCTACCCCGCCGCCGAACGGGCGGTGCGCGCCCTGGCCGAAGCGGTGCGGTACGCGCAGTGGCGACGCCAGGCCGCCGTGCCCGGCAAGGTGCCCGAGTTCCTCGACGACACCATCGACGAGCCGGGCGCCGCCGGCCTCATCGACACCCTCCTCGGCCCCGACCCCGACCCGCGGGGCCGGCAGCTCGCACACGACGAGGCGCGCGAACTCCTGGGCCGCTACGGCATCACCGTACGGCCGACGCTCCCGGCGCCCGACCCGGACGCCGCCGTCGCGGCAGCGGCCCGGCTCGGCTATCCCGTGGCGCTCAAGACCACCGCGCCGCACCTGCGCCACCGGGCCGACCTCGGCGGTGTCCGGCTGGACCTCGCCAACGAGACCGCGCTGCGCCGGGCGTACGGCGAACTGACCGACCTGCTCGGCAAGCCCGCCGAACTCCAGCCCGTGGTCCAGGCCATGGCGCCGCGCGGCGTCGACACCGTCGTACGGGCCACGATCGACCCGGCGGCGGGCGCCGTCCTCTCCTTCGGGCTCGCGGGCGCGCCCTCCGAACTCCTCGGCGACACCGCCCACCGCCTGGTCCCGGCCACCGACCGCGACGCCGCCGAGCTGATCCGGTCGATCCGGGCGGCCCCGGTGCTGTTCGGCTGGCGCGGCGCGGCACCCGTGGACACCGCCTCGCTCGAAGAGCTGCTGCTGCGGGTCTCCCGGCTGGTCGATGACCACCCCGAAGTGGTCTCCATCGCCCTGGAACCGGTCGTGGTCGCCACCCAGGGGCTGACCGTGCTCGGCGCGAGCGTCCGCCTCTCGCCGCCCCCGGCCCGCACCGATCTCGGCCCCCGCCGCCTGCCCAACTACTGA
- a CDS encoding DUF5998 family protein: MAKTGTTTQGLRAAIERSGYYPALVAEAVEAAVGGEPVASYLVHQETTFDSNEVRRHVTVLVLTDNRFIVSHTDEQNADTSSPTPYATTSTESVKLDRISSVVVSRVVANPEKYVPGTLPREVVLTIGWGAVSRIDLEPAACGDPNCEADHGYTGNSTADDLSLRVSEAGDGPDTVRQTLVFAQSLSEATAATAATGR, encoded by the coding sequence ATGGCTAAGACCGGTACGACGACCCAGGGGCTGCGCGCGGCGATCGAGCGCAGCGGCTACTACCCGGCCCTCGTGGCCGAGGCGGTGGAGGCCGCCGTGGGCGGTGAGCCGGTCGCTTCGTACCTGGTGCACCAGGAGACCACGTTCGACTCCAACGAGGTGCGCCGCCACGTCACGGTCCTGGTCCTGACGGACAACCGTTTCATCGTCAGCCACACCGACGAGCAGAACGCCGACACCAGCTCCCCGACCCCGTACGCCACCACCTCCACGGAGTCGGTCAAGCTCGACCGGATCTCGTCGGTCGTGGTCAGCCGGGTCGTGGCCAACCCCGAGAAGTACGTACCGGGCACGCTGCCCCGCGAGGTCGTCCTCACCATCGGCTGGGGCGCGGTCTCCCGGATCGACCTGGAGCCGGCCGCCTGCGGCGACCCCAACTGCGAGGCCGACCACGGCTACACCGGCAACTCCACCGCCGACGACCTGAGCCTGCGGGTCAGCGAGGCCGGTGACGGCCCGGACACCGTGCGCCAGACCCTCGTCTTCGCCCAGTCGCTCTCCGAGGCCACGGCCGCGACCGCGGCGACCGGCCGCTGA
- a CDS encoding alkaline phosphatase family protein — protein MAQPAWQDPVLLPVESAPVPEYGSGSLADLLPTLVAGQGVPGFTAAIPELTPADRNCVFLIDGLGWEQIKAHPDEAPFLHSLLPTSRGGTGRPITAGFPATTATSLASVGTGLPPGEHGLPGYSARNPETGELMNQLRWRPWTSPKVWQPYPTVFKLADAAGVRTAQVSAPAFEQTPLTKVALSGGSFLGRLSGEERMDVAAERLAAGDRSLVYTYYSEVDGMGHRFGVDSDAWRGQLMYVDGLARRLAEQLPPRSALYITADHGMIDVPFDEQSRIDFDEDWELRAGVAMLGGEGRARHVYAVPGAENDVLTVWQEVLGEQFWVASRDEAIAAGWFGPKIDERVHGRIGDVVAAAHDDVVITASVNEPNESAMVGMHGSMTPVEQLVPLLEVRS, from the coding sequence ATGGCGCAGCCGGCCTGGCAGGACCCCGTCCTGCTCCCTGTCGAAAGCGCCCCGGTCCCGGAGTACGGCAGCGGATCGCTCGCCGATCTGCTGCCCACGCTCGTCGCCGGACAGGGCGTGCCGGGCTTCACCGCGGCGATCCCCGAACTCACCCCCGCCGACCGGAACTGCGTGTTCCTGATCGACGGCCTCGGTTGGGAGCAGATCAAGGCCCACCCCGACGAGGCACCGTTTCTGCACTCCCTGCTCCCCACCTCGCGCGGCGGCACCGGCCGTCCGATCACGGCGGGCTTCCCGGCCACCACAGCGACATCGCTGGCCTCCGTCGGCACGGGCCTTCCCCCGGGGGAGCACGGCCTGCCGGGCTACTCCGCGCGCAATCCGGAGACCGGCGAGCTGATGAACCAGCTCCGCTGGAGGCCCTGGACCTCGCCGAAGGTCTGGCAGCCGTACCCCACCGTCTTCAAGCTCGCCGACGCGGCGGGCGTGCGTACCGCGCAGGTCTCCGCCCCCGCCTTCGAGCAGACTCCGCTCACCAAGGTCGCGCTCAGCGGGGGTTCGTTCCTGGGCCGGCTGTCCGGCGAGGAGCGGATGGACGTGGCCGCCGAGCGGCTCGCCGCGGGCGACCGGTCGCTGGTCTACACGTACTACAGCGAGGTCGACGGCATGGGCCACCGCTTCGGTGTCGACTCCGACGCCTGGCGCGGCCAGCTGATGTACGTGGACGGACTGGCACGACGCCTGGCCGAACAGCTCCCGCCCCGCTCGGCGCTGTACATCACCGCCGATCACGGCATGATCGACGTCCCGTTCGACGAGCAGTCCCGGATCGACTTCGACGAGGACTGGGAGCTGCGCGCGGGCGTCGCCATGCTCGGCGGCGAGGGCCGGGCCCGCCATGTGTACGCCGTCCCGGGCGCGGAGAACGATGTGCTGACCGTCTGGCAGGAAGTGCTGGGCGAGCAGTTCTGGGTGGCGAGCAGGGACGAGGCGATCGCGGCCGGCTGGTTCGGCCCGAAGATCGACGAACGCGTCCACGGCAGGATCGGCGACGTCGTCGCGGCGGCCCACGACGATGTGGTGATCACCGCCTCCGTCAATGAGCCGAACGAGTCCGCGATGGTCGGTATGCACGGTTCGATGACCCCCGTCGAGCAGCTCGTCCCGCTCCTCGAAGTACGCTCGTAA
- a CDS encoding thymidine kinase, whose translation MPELVFFSGTMDCGKSTLALQIGHNRSARGLQGVIFTRDDRAGEGKLSSRLGLVTEAVEADEGMDLYAHLVDRISRGGRADYVIVDEAQFLAPAQIDQLARIVDDLDMDVFAFGITTDFRTKLFPGSQRLIELADRVETLQVEALCWCGARATHNARTVGGEMVVEGAQVVVGDVNQQAGEVGYEVLCRRHHQRRTTSASARAGALSPDVLPVTSA comes from the coding sequence ATGCCCGAGCTTGTGTTCTTCTCCGGAACGATGGACTGCGGAAAGAGCACGCTGGCGCTGCAGATCGGCCACAACCGTTCGGCACGCGGCCTGCAAGGCGTGATCTTCACCCGTGACGACCGGGCGGGGGAGGGCAAGCTCTCCTCGCGTCTGGGACTGGTCACCGAGGCCGTCGAGGCCGATGAGGGCATGGACCTGTACGCCCATCTCGTCGACCGGATAAGCCGCGGCGGCCGGGCGGACTACGTGATCGTGGACGAGGCGCAGTTCCTGGCTCCCGCCCAGATCGACCAGCTCGCACGCATCGTCGACGACCTCGACATGGACGTCTTCGCGTTCGGCATCACCACCGACTTCCGGACCAAGCTGTTCCCCGGATCGCAGCGCCTGATCGAACTGGCCGACAGGGTGGAGACGCTCCAGGTCGAAGCGCTCTGCTGGTGCGGCGCACGGGCCACGCACAACGCCCGGACGGTCGGCGGCGAGATGGTCGTCGAAGGCGCCCAGGTGGTCGTGGGCGATGTCAACCAGCAGGCGGGTGAGGTCGGTTACGAGGTGCTGTGCCGGCGCCACCACCAGCGCAGGACGACCAGCGCGAGCGCCCGCGCGGGCGCGCTGTCGCCGGACGTACTGCCTGTCACCTCCGCCTGA
- a CDS encoding PaaX family transcriptional regulator codes for MNTVSGAENESGPGSLGKVQPRQLIVTVYGLYARDTDGWLSVASLIQLLADLGVEAPTVRSCVSRLKRAGLLEAQSVSGTAGYRISPETERMLRDGDPRIFAARRATVDEGWVLVVFSVPESERAKRHTLRTQLTRLGFGSVSAGVWIAPGHVHDEAESMLARHGLRSYADLFRADYLSVGGGDGDELAAKVRSWWDTARLQRLYVEFLTAHRPVAERIANGTEVTDREAFTTYIRVLTDWRRLVYLDPGVARELLPGEWSGTHASELFDEMHARLADPAHRHVERVRAR; via the coding sequence GTGAACACGGTGAGCGGAGCAGAGAACGAGTCCGGACCGGGCTCGCTGGGCAAGGTGCAGCCCCGGCAGCTGATCGTGACCGTCTACGGGCTGTACGCGCGCGACACCGACGGCTGGCTGTCGGTGGCCTCGCTGATCCAGTTGCTCGCCGACCTCGGCGTCGAGGCACCAACCGTACGGTCCTGCGTCTCCCGGTTGAAGCGGGCCGGACTGCTCGAAGCCCAGTCGGTGTCCGGAACGGCCGGTTACCGGATCTCGCCCGAGACCGAGCGGATGCTGCGCGACGGCGATCCCCGGATCTTCGCGGCCCGGCGGGCCACCGTGGACGAGGGCTGGGTGCTGGTCGTCTTCTCGGTGCCCGAGTCCGAACGCGCCAAGCGGCACACCCTGCGCACCCAGCTCACCCGGCTCGGCTTCGGTTCCGTGTCCGCCGGGGTCTGGATCGCACCGGGACATGTGCACGACGAGGCGGAGTCCATGCTGGCCAGGCACGGGCTGCGCTCGTACGCCGACCTCTTCCGGGCCGACTACCTGTCGGTCGGCGGGGGCGACGGCGACGAGCTCGCCGCGAAGGTCCGCTCCTGGTGGGACACCGCCCGGCTGCAGCGGCTGTACGTCGAATTCCTCACCGCGCACCGTCCGGTGGCCGAGCGGATCGCGAACGGCACCGAGGTGACGGACCGCGAGGCGTTCACGACGTACATCAGGGTCCTCACCGACTGGCGCCGGCTCGTCTACCTCGATCCCGGTGTCGCGCGTGAACTGCTGCCCGGCGAATGGAGCGGAACCCACGCCTCTGAGCTCTTCGACGAGATGCACGCCCGGCTGGCCGACCCCGCCCACCGGCATGTCGAACGGGTCCGGGCGCGCTGA